DNA sequence from the Tenacibaculum mesophilum genome:
TAAAATCAATTGTAACAACTGAATATAATATTGAAGGAAATCCAATTGATAAATTTAAACAAATGGTGTTAGAAATTAAACCAACACAAGTAACGTTGGTCCCTGATAGCGTTGATCAACTTACATCTAACGCTGGTTGGGATACTATAACACATCAATCGTATTTAAAAGATGTGATTGCTGAGTTTAAAGAAGCAGGAATTAGAGCATCAATTTTTATTGATACAAATTTAAAGTTAATTGAAGCTGCTGCTAAAACAGGAGCCGATAGAGTTGAGTTGTATACAGAGGAGTTTGCCACGCAGTACGAAAAAGGAAACAAAGAAGCGGTAAAACCATACGCGGAAGCTGCAATTTTAGCAAATGAATTAGGTTTAGGAGTTAATGCAGGTCATGATTTAAGCTTAGATAATATTCAATTTTTTAAACAAAATATTCCTCATTTGGCTGAAGTGTCTATAGGGCATGCGTTAATATCTGAAAGTTTATATTTAGGCTTAGAAAATGTTGTGAATATGTATTTACATCGTTTGCAATAATTATGGAAGTATTACATTCAAAAATCATTGGAGAAGGATCCCCGTTACTTATTTTGCATGGATACTTTGGTATGGGAGACAATTGGAAGTCGCATGCCAATAAATTTGCAGAAGATGGTTTTGAGGTGCATTTAATAGATCAACGTAATCATGGGCGAAGTTTTCATTCGGACGCTTTTGATTATGAGTTAATGGTAGGAGATTTGTATAATTACATTCAATATCATAATCTTAAAAAAGTAGATTTGTTAGGGCATTCTATGGGAGGAAAAACAGTAATGTTATTTGCAACCGAATACCCTGAGTTAGTAAATAAACTAATTGTAGCTGATATTTCTCCAAGAATGTATCCGCCACATCATCACGAAATTTTAGCGGCGTTAAACTCCGTAGATTTTTCGGTGCAAACTTCACGTAAGTTAGTAGATGAAAAATTAGCTGAGTTAATTCCAGAAAAAGGAATCCGTCAATTTTTAGCAAAGAATGTGTACAGAAAAACGAAAGACGAATTAGGGTTTCGTTTTAATTTAAAGTCGTTAACAGAAAATAATAGTGAAGTAGGTGTTGCGTTGCCGTCTTTTACAGTTTTTGAAGGAAAAACGTTGTTTTTGCGTGGATCGAATTCAGGATATATATCAAAAGAAGATGAGCCATTAATTCAGGCACATTTTCCAAAAGCAGTGATAAAAACAATACTCAATGCTGGACACTGGCTGCATGCTGAAAATCCAGAATATTTTTATAAAGAAGCTGTAACTTTTTTAAAATAAAAGCGAGGAGGAATTTATTAATCCCTAGTCCCTCGCTTAAAATAATCGCCCCCCGGCGAAAAACAAAAAAATTATTAAGGGAAATCACTGTTTATCTCGTCAATTAAATAGTTGATATTGTCATCAATTATTTGTTGGTTTTTCATGTAGTTGTAAAAAACATTTACTATAGCTTTTTCAACAATTAAGTTTTTCCTTTTACCTGAGTATACTTTTTGTATGGTTTCTAAAGAGAAATCATGACCGTTTTTACTCAAGTAGTTTTTTACCTTGTCGCGGTATTTAGGTGGCTTAATTTTTTCTAATTCTTTTCGTTGTGTAGCAGTTATCATAAAAACTCAAGTTGTTTTTTAGAAGTTGATAGCACTTTTTAATTTATATTTGTACGTATTGTGTACTTATTACGAAGTAAAAATACAAACAAAAATCTAAATACGAAAACAAAATTAAATAAATTTTAGAAAAAAGTTATTTTTAATGAGCGACTTTGTAGATGAAACATATAAAAGGGTAGAGGAGGTGATTAACTATAAAAGGTTAAATATAAGGTCTTTTGAAGAAATTATTGATGTTTCTAACAACTCTATTGGAACGGCAATACGAAGAAAATCATCATTTAAAAGTAATGTTTTAAACAAAATTCTACATTCTTTTCCTGAAATAAACCCAACTTGGTTATTAACAGGTAAAGAATAAATGCTTTTGTCAGTAACAAACGAACCTTCTTCAATATATAAAATCAAAGATATTAATAGTCGTTTAAAAGATAGTTTGTTGTATTTGTTACAAGAAGATAAAGAAGTTAAAGAGGCAATAGCCAGTCAAGTAGCGAAGGTGTTAAAAGAATAACTAGCTAATCTAATTACTTGTTTTGGTTAAACTTTCTAAGGCGTAATATAATCTATTTTGAGCATTATCTTGCGATCCAAAGATAGATCTATACACTTCACCATTAGGGGTTATTAGTACCCATTGAGGTGTTCCTTCCGAATTAAAAAAATCATACATTTTGTGGTTGTTATCTATATAAATAGGGAACGGGAGTTCGTTTATAGTAAAAATACTCAAGATATCATCCCTGGTAACATTGTTACTGCTAAAGTTACTATGAATACCAATAACTTCAATATCCTTATATGTTTGTTTAAACTTATAGGCTAGTGGAATGGCTCTACCAGTGCAACCTAAACAAGCATTGTTGTAAAACAACAATAATAGAATTTTGTTAGCATACTTTTCAAGTAAGTTAACTTCGTTTTGATTAAAATCGGTTACTTTTATTGAGGTTACAGGTTTGATAGAGTTATTTTTTAATAGCTCAAAAGTACAAAAAGTTAATTGTTTAATTTATAAGCATTTTTAACCATTCTCTTAACAACTAACCTATGAAAAGGTTTTATAAGCTTCATGTATACTTCACCTTTTTTATTATTGTATTCAACTAACGTAATAACTTTGATGTTATAAAAAGGATCGTGATTGTTGTGTACGATTGCTCTAAAATTTAAATGAGTGTCATTAGCACCTAATACAACTTCATTACTTGATATAGAAAAAATTTTAAAGAAACTTACATATCCGCCAACATCAAACCGCTCGTTATAATCATCAGGGTAGTTGTTTTTTAAATTAAAAAAAGCAGCAATTTTATTACGTAATTTAAATAAAAAGTCTACCCAAACTGGAGGTTTATTAAAAATTAAATTTACAATTTCTTCTATTGTGTTTGTATGATTAGTGGTAGAGAATGTGTCATGAAAATTTATTGTAGGAAGTAGTTTTTTAATGTCTTTATTCAAAAGAGTTTTATCTTCTTTAACTTTTTTCATATTACTAATCTCATAAAAATATGAATGTAAATATATAAATAGTAATTGTAGAATTTTAGTATATAGCTATTTAAATTTTAACATAAACTAGTATTTTTTTAACCAAAAAAAGAAAGTTGAGTTATTGTTTGTTTTTACCTAAAGTATATGCTTTACGTAACCATAAGTTTCTTTGTTTAGGAGTTGAATCTTTTATTACTGAA
Encoded proteins:
- a CDS encoding pyridoxine 5'-phosphate synthase, whose translation is MTKLSVNINKIATLRNSRGGNVPNLLKVATDIQSFGAEGITIHPRPDERHIRYQDAYDLKSIVTTEYNIEGNPIDKFKQMVLEIKPTQVTLVPDSVDQLTSNAGWDTITHQSYLKDVIAEFKEAGIRASIFIDTNLKLIEAAAKTGADRVELYTEEFATQYEKGNKEAVKPYAEAAILANELGLGVNAGHDLSLDNIQFFKQNIPHLAEVSIGHALISESLYLGLENVVNMYLHRLQ
- a CDS encoding alpha/beta fold hydrolase — translated: MEVLHSKIIGEGSPLLILHGYFGMGDNWKSHANKFAEDGFEVHLIDQRNHGRSFHSDAFDYELMVGDLYNYIQYHNLKKVDLLGHSMGGKTVMLFATEYPELVNKLIVADISPRMYPPHHHEILAALNSVDFSVQTSRKLVDEKLAELIPEKGIRQFLAKNVYRKTKDELGFRFNLKSLTENNSEVGVALPSFTVFEGKTLFLRGSNSGYISKEDEPLIQAHFPKAVIKTILNAGHWLHAENPEYFYKEAVTFLK
- a CDS encoding TlpA family protein disulfide reductase: MKQLTFCTFELLKNNSIKPVTSIKVTDFNQNEVNLLEKYANKILLLLFYNNACLGCTGRAIPLAYKFKQTYKDIEVIGIHSNFSSNNVTRDDILSIFTINELPFPIYIDNNHKMYDFFNSEGTPQWVLITPNGEVYRSIFGSQDNAQNRLYYALESLTKTSN
- a CDS encoding DUF2867 domain-containing protein, coding for MKKVKEDKTLLNKDIKKLLPTINFHDTFSTTNHTNTIEEIVNLIFNKPPVWVDFLFKLRNKIAAFFNLKNNYPDDYNERFDVGGYVSFFKIFSISSNEVVLGANDTHLNFRAIVHNNHDPFYNIKVITLVEYNNKKGEVYMKLIKPFHRLVVKRMVKNAYKLNN